In Sebaldella termitidis ATCC 33386, one DNA window encodes the following:
- a CDS encoding FxLYD domain-containing protein translates to MKKIMLLITLSGMLAVVSFSFNVGGFIKDKVSEKVDETISNQMYTMSKPVIKYSKDKKEVFITGTIKNLGPKVNNVYVFVPCYDSKGGTIPDADAHIGTIGAGETWNFSAEAMATNGLTIGSCDLKRIKVRGF, encoded by the coding sequence ATGAAAAAAATTATGTTATTAATTACGTTATCAGGAATGTTAGCGGTAGTATCTTTTAGCTTTAATGTAGGAGGATTTATTAAAGACAAAGTGAGTGAAAAGGTAGATGAAACAATATCTAATCAAATGTATACGATGTCTAAGCCTGTAATCAAATATTCTAAAGATAAAAAAGAGGTTTTCATAACGGGTACAATAAAAAATTTAGGACCTAAGGTAAATAATGTATATGTATTTGTTCCTTGTTATGATTCTAAAGGCGGAACAATTCCGGATGCAGATGCACACATTGGAACAATCGGAGCCGGAGAAACTTGGAATTTTAGTGCTGAAGCTATGGCTACAAACGGTCTTACAATAGGTTCATGTGACCTAAAGAGAATAAAAGTAAGAGGATTTTAG
- a CDS encoding OadG family protein produces MKKNVIFIIGFVFFVLILAVGILSYTLISSNKKLADKENNDKVNQKVEELVEKKLQEKIDEEKIAKEENDRTEKKEAKNKTNFITAKEAFEGETQRGVSSDPIECVITAKQKRIPSNVDQKAEGGMLTCEGSKYRVYVGNDRKYNLMSVGDRYGFQVRWIESNLYYFYVDVIGGTF; encoded by the coding sequence ATGAAAAAAAATGTTATTTTTATAATAGGATTTGTGTTCTTTGTACTTATTCTTGCAGTCGGCATTTTATCATATACTCTTATTTCAAGTAATAAGAAACTTGCTGATAAAGAAAATAATGACAAAGTAAATCAAAAAGTAGAAGAGTTAGTGGAGAAAAAGCTTCAGGAAAAAATAGATGAAGAAAAAATTGCAAAAGAGGAAAATGATAGAACAGAAAAAAAAGAAGCAAAAAATAAAACGAATTTTATTACAGCAAAAGAAGCTTTTGAAGGGGAGACTCAAAGAGGGGTGTCTTCTGATCCTATAGAATGTGTAATAACAGCAAAACAAAAAAGAATTCCAAGTAATGTTGACCAAAAAGCAGAAGGCGGAATGCTGACATGTGAAGGCTCAAAATACAGGGTTTATGTTGGTAATGACCGGAAATATAATTTGATGAGTGTCGGAGATCGCTATGGATTTCAAGTAAGATGGATAGAGAGTAACCTTTATTATTTTTATGTGGATGTTATAGGAGGAACTTTTTAG
- a CDS encoding autotransporter domain-containing protein: protein MKKNEKFLKTFLMLNAVMTGVAAAGTNNVKYEKMYEKMTKNISTNKSNKDNYQLIERILNQRNKELKDLHLQGDYIVKPEYLEWQIFFNSFADKIKINGKQENAVTYNEDRVKSVNFAMMLPIKGIQDKNISLDISAIQPPYITPSISAVNPVAMTSPTINHDSFTLPAAPAPKAPYFGTGSQSYNTPVGKLTSNVVYNTTGNAVYENLNVSSSAAGTEILVKGTVTDITGTADYENGLYSGTTSALTSYTHSFATFDVINIGNNGMFEVKGDWTYRSNSVINGHTSYGFLSYRPYYVNTDSQVTFSGNLALRNKANYVNGSATGMVGLSLNADNVTSNPTGKATLENKGTITLGVLDPGDSYYRMVGMQLESGSTYKIDSELINSGTIILNSNYTSSMAGMQINLSNDSRYTGNSLVKIGNIKMKSSGENYTSAIGVIFGHTSNLGLVDSNVIVDGSGGLIDIEAYLGNGIQINRVNKPQSSNNGVENFKNLNMLINGKSIIGISRSTNNAAENAVDMIMTGDVISSIKFGPNSVESTMFMPVRDVIILDASLKDSVGVINEGRGNSVGYIYTAATNATANYATLKNYMPIEIGSGAEAMTALGVRVAGTVENYADIINNSSPYTESGVVYGAKGLVSDLNQAVMTNYGNIDMNGKNATAFYNGFLLNSASDHTVINNEKGIVIYSTASHRGSSLGYVAGESNVSANKLEVNGSDGVVAFSHGGNITLSPLTAGGTLELTANGENTYAFYHQKGGGNIAGKIKINGTINANVKNGGIGLHYTGTGVTAAPVNLGTELATIIDSSGGTLNIITDSDSYNLTLKNTTVNLSNLSNLNFDNVTFTPDAKTKMYDGGLFVDIDSNIDKNNNTGSKAYRNTGMSASNVTVNSGITITGTENSLTAVGQDFSDIVRWGELANKGTISLSGDESTGIYGKKSTIENTGSINLSGKDTTTIYSIDSSVKNTGEIKTGDKGVGIYSEIDPYSFAILTVENDGKIEAGTGTGAVGIYSVLKNTNIPYYNHETILNTNSDIDMRKSQNSVGIYSIDRNVSGTDSGKISIGKDSYGVYVNNGDVSLNNLTLNISGDNSVGIYTNGTGSFSGNGTVNVDGKGIVILNIESTGTYNQNFVVNSTAGSSYIFQNLKNRTLVSNNTVNLGEGGTYINAVDSNVTLDINSDLNSFNTATGNYDSRMIGAVSSGGTGSITNKGIISFGDESAGLYARDGGQIINEGSISLGANSVGLYGEGTGANITNDILAEINVRDNSVGIVSNNGDSITSSGKINGTGERLTGIYSDSINNTVIQVNGDITLTGNKSVGAYLAGTGLQTFTNNAVITSGSSNSDLDPAIGIYNNGSGNKIINNNTIKTGDNSVSIYNNSGEIIQNSGNITTGQNSVGIYTNSGKVSLLAGSMNINGADSVGIYASENAEIENNLSMTFTDSSYGIVANSGSKLINNSGAVIMGESSVFIYSKGGNEVLNKAGSDITLTGSNSSGIYTTDGTDIENHGHITADTGLGNIGISNKGGSVLNTGNIKTGDSIIIDEENTFLNTYSVGVYGENTKGFKNTGNIEAGYRGIGLYIKDNTGEALNSGDIKSDKEGVMGIYAENSTVKNTGNITLSGDESIGIAAAKKVTAVNSGVITMNGNNSIGIYANISSKIINEKTGVININGNNSTGIQLSLGSTLENYGQINMASGIYGSKDIAIGDQGYTPPSIVNAGVIMVDEKFEIDGINLTIKVDPDSLRLPTLEEITLGGYSPEDLNAGFLISNSTSIKAPSFDLGGNTTKIDPNFTQGTNMRVYKFVNVFDPSTPEGGPNTGEVAVESGSLTFDAIPVVNKDSGGIDIWMEKINYNKFTQGTWYNEFSENIESGYLNAAGDSLKLYDRLDLISTQSALNNDFEQLAGNVYSNIMQREQNIGSMFNNTLDILQNSENNTKENVKIGVVAGYGSREEKTSGVPDYDYKTYGVLGLREVERTYKHKFGYSLGYTQTNFEFDDSDSKDRADTFQIGVHNKYSTNGWNFKNDLLGRMSIHNVDRNIKWSDGNKSELSSDYNVYGVSSLNSAGREIDLGNNFTLEPYAGLELGYAVHSDFEEKDGIEKLKVRENDAYSVKPSAGIRFGVKKDIKDSGWMVKGNLGAAYEYELGDMNRQEEASVINIENGYHKLAKVSEDKGMLKVNASGGVEFKERYGIYVTGEYAAGNDDREDYKIGVTLKASF, encoded by the coding sequence ATGAAAAAGAATGAAAAATTTCTAAAAACATTTTTAATGTTAAATGCAGTGATGACAGGGGTTGCTGCTGCTGGTACAAATAATGTAAAATATGAAAAAATGTACGAAAAAATGACAAAAAATATAAGCACAAATAAATCAAATAAAGATAATTATCAATTAATAGAACGAATACTTAATCAAAGAAATAAAGAATTAAAAGATTTGCACTTACAAGGAGACTATATAGTAAAACCAGAGTATCTGGAATGGCAGATATTTTTTAATAGTTTTGCTGATAAGATCAAAATAAACGGAAAACAGGAAAATGCTGTTACATATAATGAAGACCGTGTAAAAAGCGTAAACTTTGCAATGATGCTGCCAATAAAAGGAATTCAGGATAAGAATATTAGTCTAGATATATCAGCAATACAGCCGCCGTATATCACTCCATCAATCAGCGCGGTAAATCCTGTAGCAATGACTTCACCGACAATAAATCATGACAGTTTTACATTACCGGCAGCACCGGCTCCAAAAGCACCATATTTTGGTACTGGTTCACAATCATATAATACTCCGGTAGGAAAACTAACATCAAATGTGGTGTATAATACTACAGGAAACGCTGTATATGAAAACTTAAATGTCAGCTCAAGTGCAGCAGGTACAGAAATTCTTGTGAAAGGTACAGTAACTGATATTACCGGGACAGCAGATTATGAGAACGGCCTATACAGCGGGACGACATCTGCCCTGACTTCATATACACACAGTTTTGCAACGTTTGATGTAATAAATATCGGAAATAATGGAATGTTCGAGGTAAAAGGCGACTGGACTTACAGATCAAATTCAGTGATCAACGGACACACCAGTTATGGTTTTTTAAGCTACAGACCTTATTATGTAAATACAGACAGTCAGGTGACTTTTTCCGGAAATTTAGCATTGCGTAATAAAGCCAACTATGTCAATGGATCAGCAACCGGAATGGTGGGACTCAGTCTAAATGCAGATAATGTTACATCGAATCCTACGGGGAAAGCAACACTGGAGAATAAAGGTACTATCACACTGGGGGTTTTAGATCCCGGTGATTCATATTATCGTATGGTGGGGATGCAGCTGGAAAGCGGAAGCACGTATAAAATAGACAGTGAACTTATCAACAGCGGAACTATAATTTTGAATTCTAATTATACATCGAGCATGGCGGGGATGCAGATTAATCTTAGCAATGACAGCAGATATACAGGTAATTCACTGGTAAAAATCGGAAATATAAAGATGAAAAGTTCTGGAGAAAATTATACAAGTGCAATTGGTGTTATATTCGGTCATACTTCAAATTTAGGTCTGGTGGATTCTAATGTGATAGTAGATGGTTCCGGAGGGCTGATAGATATTGAAGCATATTTGGGGAATGGAATACAAATAAATAGAGTCAATAAACCGCAGAGTTCTAATAACGGAGTGGAAAATTTTAAAAACCTGAATATGTTAATAAATGGAAAAAGTATAATAGGAATATCAAGAAGTACAAATAATGCAGCTGAAAATGCAGTAGATATGATTATGACAGGAGATGTCATCAGCAGTATAAAATTTGGTCCAAATTCAGTTGAAAGTACGATGTTTATGCCTGTAAGAGATGTAATTATTCTTGATGCCAGTCTGAAAGACTCTGTGGGTGTGATAAATGAAGGAAGAGGTAATTCAGTAGGATATATTTATACAGCAGCTACAAATGCAACTGCAAATTATGCCACACTTAAAAACTATATGCCGATAGAAATAGGATCCGGAGCAGAAGCCATGACGGCTTTAGGCGTGAGAGTGGCAGGAACAGTAGAAAACTACGCAGATATAATAAATAATTCCTCGCCTTATACAGAAAGCGGAGTAGTATATGGAGCTAAAGGACTGGTTTCAGATCTGAATCAGGCCGTAATGACAAATTATGGAAATATTGATATGAACGGAAAAAATGCCACAGCTTTTTATAATGGCTTTTTGTTGAATTCTGCCAGTGATCATACAGTTATTAATAATGAAAAAGGAATAGTAATATACAGTACGGCAAGCCATAGAGGGAGCTCGCTCGGGTATGTGGCAGGAGAAAGTAATGTATCTGCCAATAAACTGGAAGTTAACGGCTCTGATGGTGTTGTTGCCTTTTCGCACGGGGGAAATATTACGCTGTCACCTTTAACAGCGGGTGGAACACTTGAACTAACTGCTAACGGGGAAAATACTTATGCTTTTTATCATCAAAAAGGTGGAGGAAATATAGCAGGAAAAATAAAAATAAACGGTACAATAAATGCCAATGTGAAAAACGGAGGGATAGGACTTCACTATACAGGAACGGGAGTTACTGCAGCTCCGGTGAATCTTGGGACTGAATTGGCTACAATAATAGATTCTTCAGGAGGAACTTTAAATATCATTACAGATTCGGATAGCTATAATTTAACCTTGAAAAATACAACAGTTAATCTTTCTAATTTGTCAAACCTGAACTTTGATAATGTAACTTTTACTCCTGATGCAAAAACAAAGATGTATGACGGCGGTCTTTTTGTAGACATAGACTCTAACATAGATAAAAATAACAATACAGGAAGTAAAGCATACAGAAATACAGGGATGAGCGCATCAAATGTAACTGTAAACTCCGGTATAACAATAACAGGAACTGAAAATTCGTTAACAGCAGTAGGTCAGGATTTTTCAGATATAGTCAGATGGGGAGAGCTTGCCAACAAAGGTACAATTTCACTTTCCGGAGATGAAAGTACAGGAATATATGGTAAAAAGTCAACAATAGAAAATACAGGCAGTATAAATTTATCCGGAAAAGATACTACTACAATATACAGCATAGATTCTTCGGTAAAAAATACAGGTGAGATAAAAACCGGGGATAAAGGTGTAGGTATCTATTCCGAAATAGATCCGTACAGTTTTGCGATACTTACTGTTGAAAATGACGGAAAGATAGAAGCCGGAACAGGGACAGGTGCAGTGGGAATATATTCCGTGTTAAAAAATACAAATATTCCTTACTATAATCATGAAACAATTTTGAATACAAATTCAGATATAGATATGAGAAAATCACAGAATTCAGTGGGGATATATTCTATAGACAGAAATGTAAGCGGAACTGATTCAGGAAAAATAAGTATAGGAAAAGACAGTTACGGAGTGTATGTCAATAATGGCGATGTCAGTCTTAATAATCTTACATTGAACATATCAGGGGATAATTCTGTAGGAATTTATACAAACGGGACAGGATCATTCTCAGGAAACGGAACAGTAAATGTGGACGGAAAAGGGATAGTTATACTTAATATAGAATCTACAGGAACATATAATCAAAACTTTGTGGTAAATTCTACAGCCGGTTCCAGCTATATATTTCAAAATTTGAAAAACAGAACACTGGTTTCAAATAATACTGTTAATCTTGGTGAGGGCGGAACATATATAAATGCTGTGGATTCTAACGTAACTTTGGATATTAATTCAGATTTGAATTCTTTTAATACAGCAACAGGAAACTATGATTCCAGAATGATAGGTGCAGTATCTTCTGGAGGAACAGGAAGTATAACAAATAAAGGAATTATAAGTTTCGGAGATGAATCAGCAGGATTATATGCCAGAGACGGCGGACAGATAATAAACGAAGGAAGTATAAGTCTGGGAGCAAACTCTGTAGGTTTATACGGAGAAGGAACAGGAGCCAATATTACCAATGATATTTTGGCTGAAATAAATGTAAGGGATAATTCTGTAGGGATAGTATCAAATAACGGGGACAGCATAACAAGTTCGGGAAAAATAAACGGAACGGGTGAAAGACTTACCGGGATATATTCTGACAGTATTAATAATACAGTGATACAGGTTAACGGTGATATAACTCTCACGGGAAATAAATCTGTAGGAGCTTACCTTGCTGGAACAGGCCTGCAGACTTTTACAAATAATGCTGTTATTACATCAGGTTCCTCGAATTCTGATCTGGATCCGGCAATAGGGATTTATAATAACGGAAGCGGAAATAAAATAATAAATAATAACACAATAAAAACCGGGGATAACTCTGTAAGTATCTATAATAACAGCGGAGAGATTATTCAAAATTCAGGAAATATAACAACAGGTCAAAACAGTGTAGGTATTTATACGAATTCCGGAAAAGTCTCGCTGCTGGCCGGCAGTATGAATATAAACGGTGCGGACAGTGTGGGAATATATGCATCTGAAAATGCAGAAATAGAAAATAATCTTAGTATGACTTTTACAGATTCCAGCTACGGGATAGTGGCGAATTCAGGCTCAAAACTGATAAATAACAGCGGTGCTGTAATAATGGGAGAAAGCAGTGTATTTATTTATTCAAAGGGTGGTAATGAAGTATTGAATAAAGCGGGTTCTGATATAACGCTTACTGGCTCAAACTCATCGGGTATATATACTACAGACGGGACAGACATAGAGAATCATGGTCATATCACGGCGGATACAGGATTAGGGAATATAGGTATTTCAAATAAAGGCGGAAGTGTACTGAATACCGGGAATATTAAAACTGGAGATTCAATAATAATAGATGAGGAAAATACATTCCTAAATACATATTCAGTGGGAGTATACGGAGAAAATACCAAAGGCTTTAAAAATACCGGGAATATAGAAGCCGGATACAGAGGAATAGGGCTGTATATCAAAGATAATACCGGCGAAGCTCTGAACAGCGGTGATATAAAGTCTGATAAAGAAGGAGTAATGGGTATTTATGCTGAAAACAGTACTGTAAAAAATACCGGAAATATAACTTTATCAGGTGATGAATCTATAGGAATAGCAGCTGCCAAAAAAGTAACAGCTGTAAATTCAGGTGTGATAACTATGAATGGTAATAACAGCATAGGAATCTATGCTAATATCAGTTCAAAAATAATAAATGAAAAAACTGGTGTAATAAACATAAATGGTAATAACAGTACGGGAATACAATTATCATTAGGTTCGACCCTTGAGAATTACGGGCAGATAAATATGGCTTCCGGAATTTACGGGTCAAAGGATATTGCAATAGGTGATCAGGGGTATACACCTCCGAGTATAGTAAATGCCGGAGTTATAATGGTAGATGAAAAATTTGAAATAGACGGAATAAATCTTACTATAAAAGTAGATCCTGATTCACTGCGTCTTCCTACACTCGAAGAAATAACTCTGGGAGGATACTCGCCGGAAGACCTGAATGCAGGATTCCTGATATCAAACAGTACATCAATAAAAGCTCCAAGTTTTGATCTTGGCGGCAATACAACGAAAATTGATCCGAATTTTACACAGGGAACTAACATGAGGGTATATAAATTCGTAAATGTATTCGATCCCTCTACTCCTGAAGGCGGCCCGAATACAGGAGAAGTAGCGGTAGAAAGCGGAAGTCTTACTTTTGATGCTATACCTGTGGTTAATAAAGATTCAGGCGGAATAGATATCTGGATGGAAAAAATTAATTATAATAAGTTTACACAGGGAACATGGTACAATGAGTTTTCTGAAAATATTGAATCAGGATACCTTAATGCAGCAGGAGATTCATTGAAATTATATGACAGGCTGGATCTTATAAGTACTCAGAGTGCATTGAATAATGACTTTGAACAGCTTGCAGGGAATGTTTATTCAAATATAATGCAGAGAGAACAAAATATAGGCAGTATGTTCAATAATACTCTTGATATTCTCCAAAATTCTGAAAATAATACAAAAGAAAATGTGAAAATAGGCGTAGTAGCAGGATATGGAAGCAGGGAAGAAAAAACAAGCGGTGTTCCGGATTATGATTATAAAACATACGGAGTATTGGGGTTAAGAGAAGTAGAGAGAACTTATAAGCATAAATTCGGATATTCACTGGGATATACACAGACGAATTTTGAATTTGATGATTCAGACAGTAAAGACAGAGCCGATACATTTCAGATAGGAGTTCACAATAAATACAGTACAAACGGATGGAATTTTAAAAATGATCTGCTTGGAAGAATGAGTATCCACAATGTTGACAGAAATATAAAATGGAGCGACGGAAATAAATCGGAATTAAGCTCTGATTATAATGTTTACGGTGTATCATCACTGAATAGTGCAGGCAGAGAAATAGATCTGGGGAATAACTTTACTTTGGAGCCGTATGCAGGTTTGGAATTAGGTTATGCTGTTCACTCTGACTTTGAAGAAAAGGACGGCATTGAAAAGCTGAAGGTCAGGGAAAATGATGCGTATTCAGTGAAACCAAGTGCAGGAATACGTTTTGGAGTAAAAAAGGATATAAAGGATTCGGGCTGGATGGTAAAAGGAAATCTCGGAGCAGCCTATGAATACGAACTGGGAGATATGAACAGACAGGAAGAAGCAAGTGTAATAAATATAGAAAATGGTTATCATAAACTTGCCAAAGTATCAGAAGATAAAGGGATGCTAAAAGTAAATGCTTCCGGCGGAGTGGAGTTCAAGGAAAGATACGGAATTTATGTTACAGGTGAATATGCTGCTGGAAATGATGACAGGGAAGATTATAAAATAGGAGTAACGTTAAAAGCTTCATTTTAA
- a CDS encoding DKNYY domain-containing protein, protein MRKLFLITILFFFTTFNFIINARQVESFGYWVKGNTVYYTDLEIIDADPDSFENIPSSYLYGKDKNSVYFLSTKILGADLETFKVLELYYSLDKDSVFYKETKIDGADPKTFNYIDDKNFFDKNFKYKILYSTQFGAYEYIIDKTPLN, encoded by the coding sequence ATGAGAAAACTTTTTTTAATTACTATATTATTTTTTTTTACTACTTTCAATTTTATTATAAATGCAAGGCAAGTAGAGTCATTTGGTTATTGGGTTAAAGGAAATACTGTTTATTATACCGATCTTGAAATTATTGATGCTGACCCGGATTCTTTTGAAAATATTCCATCATCATATCTTTATGGAAAAGATAAAAATTCAGTTTATTTTCTAAGTACAAAAATTCTGGGAGCCGATCTTGAAACTTTTAAAGTTTTGGAATTATATTATTCTTTGGATAAAGATTCAGTCTTCTATAAAGAAACAAAAATTGATGGAGCTGACCCTAAAACTTTCAATTATATAGACGATAAAAATTTTTTTGATAAAAATTTCAAATACAAAATATTATATAGTACTCAATTTGGTGCTTATGAATATATCATTGATAAAACTCCATTAAATTAA
- a CDS encoding DUF4189 domain-containing protein yields MKKLFLFILILFEMINIKGLAAGCNAQVCMCPGGGYVTTGQYCPAYNQPTYSPDYSLPKVWFSFSYDSTRKSYGIGKGKDKKTSESESLKNCGSSECKVIKSVKEHDKTLLIALSSNNIMEFKSFNHYFYDKSTSYYEDLLKKCKDKGGIDCKVVFNSRILLHNSKAYEEKFGRRN; encoded by the coding sequence ATGAAAAAATTATTTTTATTTATACTAATATTATTTGAAATGATAAATATAAAAGGCTTAGCTGCAGGGTGCAATGCACAGGTATGTATGTGCCCCGGCGGTGGATATGTTACTACAGGGCAATATTGTCCTGCCTATAACCAACCTACATATTCACCTGATTATAGTCTTCCTAAGGTTTGGTTTAGTTTTTCTTATGATAGTACTCGAAAAAGTTATGGTATTGGTAAGGGTAAGGATAAAAAAACATCTGAAAGCGAATCACTAAAAAATTGTGGTTCTTCGGAATGTAAAGTCATTAAATCTGTAAAAGAACACGATAAAACTTTACTTATTGCACTTTCATCAAATAATATAATGGAATTTAAATCATTTAATCACTATTTTTATGACAAGAGCACCTCTTATTATGAAGATTTATTAAAAAAATGTAAAGATAAAGGCGGTATAGATTGTAAAGTTGTTTTTAATTCAAGAATACTGTTACATAACAGTAAAGCATATGAGGAAAAATTTGGACGAAGAAATTAA
- a CDS encoding DUF4189 domain-containing protein — protein sequence MKKLLFTIMILFITLSLQSLSDPYGCGVTIPIEVCRNPSGTQNNTGSNTNNNSYSPTYYGAIAINEKTGNWATAYNYTDKKSAKKSVEERCQGNCKVIQMSPSECGAFAYSKVDEISAYEATGFWWTGQATQQELLKKAEDRALTKCKNKNGKSCKIETSICSYMK from the coding sequence ATGAAAAAATTACTATTTACTATTATGATATTATTTATTACCTTGAGTCTTCAATCTCTCTCAGATCCTTATGGATGCGGAGTAACTATACCTATTGAAGTTTGTAGAAATCCTAGTGGTACCCAAAACAATACTGGCAGCAATACTAACAATAATTCTTATTCACCAACTTATTACGGAGCAATAGCCATAAATGAAAAGACTGGAAATTGGGCAACTGCATATAATTATACAGATAAGAAATCTGCAAAGAAATCTGTTGAAGAGAGATGCCAAGGTAATTGTAAAGTAATTCAAATGTCTCCAAGTGAATGTGGAGCATTTGCTTATTCAAAAGTAGATGAAATTTCTGCCTATGAAGCAACTGGCTTTTGGTGGACAGGTCAGGCTACACAACAAGAACTGTTAAAAAAAGCAGAAGATAGAGCATTAACAAAATGTAAGAATAAAAATGGAAAATCATGTAAAATAGAAACAAGCATTTGCTCCTACATGAAATAA
- a CDS encoding DUF4189 domain-containing protein — MKKLLFFILILFGILSVQSLANGCSAQICTCPGGGYVTTGQYCPVYNNNTPSQSVLTKWYAFSYDKNKNIYGVGTGYDKKTAQNEALKKCGTAECKIEKSQKVPGGISLAAVSSNGVMVTYSSFGSSTWEQYEKRIDNLIKKCKAKGGSNCKLVFDSAYLYRKDKNLGY, encoded by the coding sequence ATGAAAAAATTATTGTTTTTTATTTTAATATTATTTGGTATTCTTAGCGTGCAATCTTTAGCTAATGGCTGCAGTGCTCAAATATGTACATGTCCTGGTGGTGGCTATGTTACTACTGGTCAATATTGTCCTGTTTATAATAATAATACACCTAGTCAGTCAGTTTTAACCAAATGGTATGCTTTTTCTTATGACAAAAATAAAAATATTTATGGAGTAGGAACTGGTTATGACAAAAAAACAGCACAAAATGAAGCTTTAAAAAAATGTGGAACAGCTGAATGTAAAATTGAAAAATCACAAAAAGTTCCTGGTGGCATTTCCCTTGCTGCAGTTTCATCCAACGGTGTAATGGTAACATATTCATCATTCGGAAGTTCTACTTGGGAACAATACGAGAAAAGAATTGATAACTTAATTAAAAAATGCAAAGCTAAAGGCGGGTCAAATTGTAAACTTGTATTTGATTCTGCTTATCTTTATCGAAAAGATAAAAATTTAGGTTACTAA
- a CDS encoding DUF4260 family protein translates to MVKFILKLESLCFFLLLIIGFIMKNNLIVSFGVIYGSHISFDRMIGYGLKYNDSFKNTHLSNI, encoded by the coding sequence ATGGTAAAATTTATTTTAAAACTAGAGTCATTATGTTTTTTTCTGTTGCTCATAATTGGATTTATTATGAAAAATAATTTGATTGTAAGTTTTGGTGTAATATATGGTTCTCATATTAGTTTTGATAGAATGATTGGCTATGGATTAAAATATAATGATTCTTTCAAAAATACTCATTTATCTAATATATAA
- a CDS encoding transposase gives MNRSIQLEGSFGVIKENYKFRQFLRRGKKSKNRIFIDI, from the coding sequence ATGAACAGATCAATTCAGCTAGAAGGATCATTTGGAGTAATAAAAGAAAACTATAAATTCAGACAATTTTTACGGAGAGGAAAAAAAAGTAAAAATAGAATTTTTATTGATATTTAG
- a CDS encoding DMT family transporter: protein MIFSIFCALTAGTAKVLSRSVNSKLSGKTGLLKSTFFNFVSGLLFSIILLIYFHKPQLAGSRHFELWMLLGGVISVSVVFLLSYSLKAVSSVNMTVLLFIGQMSTGLILDFAVNNVFVLNTFIGIIVIGIGLIIQKFI, encoded by the coding sequence TTTTTTCTATATTCTGTGCTTTAACGGCAGGAACTGCCAAAGTTTTATCAAGAAGTGTAAATTCAAAGCTTTCCGGTAAAACAGGCTTATTAAAAAGTACATTTTTTAATTTTGTATCAGGATTATTATTTTCAATAATCTTACTTATATATTTTCATAAACCGCAGCTTGCCGGCAGCCGGCATTTCGAGCTATGGATGCTTTTAGGCGGTGTTATCAGCGTATCAGTTGTTTTTTTACTCAGCTATTCTTTAAAAGCCGTATCTTCTGTCAATATGACCGTATTACTGTTTATAGGTCAGATGAGTACAGGTCTGATTTTAGATTTTGCAGTTAATAACGTTTTTGTTCTCAATACTTTTATAGGTATAATAGTGATTGGTATCGGCCTGATAATTCAAAAGTTTATTTAA